In the Mauremys mutica isolate MM-2020 ecotype Southern chromosome 13, ASM2049712v1, whole genome shotgun sequence genome, one interval contains:
- the LOC123348391 gene encoding olfactory receptor 5V1-like yields the protein MEKAEVRNQTPIVEFILLGFGNDPELKPLLFLLFLVIYIVTVAGNILFVVLVVTNQHLHIPMYFLLGNLSCLEICYTSAILPQLLASLLTGDRTISVKGCIVQLYSFGILSNTENLLLTAMSYDRYLAICNPLRYAALMNGRVCWQLVAGSWISSFLLCTIVNIFFFQLTFCDSKEIDHFFCDFSPVIKLSCVDTQTLELLTFIISVIGTFVPFLLTLTSYICIISTILRIPSSIGRQKAFSTCSSHLIVLAVLYVTVLTVYVIPTANVPKVLHKIFSVFYTVLTPMINPVIYSLRNKEVNESLRKSILKLVP from the coding sequence ATGGAAAAAGCAGAAGTAAGAAACCAAACGCCCATCGTGGAATTCATCCTCTTAGGATTCGGGAATGACCCTGAACTGAAgccccttctcttcctgctgtttctagtgatctacattGTGACTGTCGCCGGAAACATCCTCTTCGTTGTGCTAGTTGTGACTAATCAGCACCTTCACATCCCCATGTACTTTTtactggggaacttgtcctgcctgGAGATCTGCTACACCTCTGCCATCCTGCCCCAGCttctggccagtctcctgactggggacagaaccatttctgttAAGGGCTGCATTGTGCAATTATATTCCTTTGGTATCCTGTCAAATACAGAAAATCTGCTGCTCACAgcaatgtcttatgatcggtatttagcgatatgcAATCCACTCCGTTATGCTGCTCTGATGAATGGCAGGGTTTGTTGGCAGCTTGTGGCAGGTTCCTGGATAAGTAGCTTTCTGCTCTGCACCAtagtaaatattttctttttccaatTAACGTTCTGTGATTCCAAAGAAATTGACCACTTCTTTTGCGATTTTTCACCCGTGATAAAGCTGTCCTGTGTCGACACCCAGACTCTGGAACTGTTGACATTTATTATCTCTGTAATAGGGACATTTGTGCCCTTTCTTCTGACTCTGACATCCTACATTTGTATCATAagcaccatcctgagaatcccttccagcatcgggaggcaaaaggccttttccacctgctcctctcacctcattgtgcTTGCAGTTTTGTATGTGACCGTATTAACTGTCTATGTAATTCCAACAGCCAACGTGCCCAAGGTCCTACACAAAATATTCTCTGTCttctacacagtcctgactcccatgaTCAACCCtgtcatctacagcctgagaaacaaggaggTCAATGAGTCCCTAAGAAAATCTATTCTTAAACTAGTACCTTAG